In Nocardia yunnanensis, one DNA window encodes the following:
- the folP gene encoding dihydropteroate synthase, with protein sequence MCAPLPTLCGKPVATDRALVMAIVNRTPDSFYDKGATFTDDAAMNAVDRAVAEGADLVDIGGVKAGPGVEVDAVEETRRVVPFVAAIRARYPELLISVDTWRSGVARAAVAEGADLINDTWAGADPELVHVAAELGTGIVCSHTGGAVPRTRPHRVRYADVVTQVTETVVAAAENAAAAGVAKDSILIDPTHDFGKNTYHGLELLRAIDVLVKTGWPVLMALSNKDFIGETLGVELSERLEGTLAATAWSAAAGARVFRVHEVAHTRRVVDMIAAIQGHRPPARTLRGLA encoded by the coding sequence ATGTGTGCGCCGTTGCCGACATTGTGCGGGAAGCCGGTGGCGACGGATCGGGCGCTGGTGATGGCGATCGTGAACCGGACGCCGGACTCGTTCTATGACAAGGGCGCGACGTTCACCGACGATGCCGCCATGAATGCCGTGGATCGGGCCGTGGCCGAGGGCGCGGATCTGGTCGATATCGGCGGGGTCAAGGCCGGACCGGGCGTCGAGGTGGACGCCGTCGAGGAGACCCGCCGGGTGGTGCCGTTCGTGGCCGCCATCCGAGCGCGGTACCCGGAGTTGCTCATCAGCGTGGACACCTGGCGGTCCGGGGTGGCGCGAGCCGCGGTGGCCGAAGGCGCGGATCTGATCAACGACACGTGGGCGGGCGCGGATCCGGAACTGGTGCACGTGGCCGCCGAACTGGGCACCGGAATCGTGTGCTCCCACACCGGGGGTGCGGTTCCGCGCACCCGTCCGCACCGGGTCCGGTACGCCGATGTGGTGACCCAGGTCACCGAGACGGTGGTGGCCGCGGCCGAAAATGCTGCGGCGGCCGGGGTGGCCAAGGACTCGATTTTGATCGATCCGACCCATGATTTCGGCAAAAACACCTATCACGGGCTGGAATTGTTGCGGGCGATAGACGTTCTTGTGAAAACCGGATGGCCCGTCTTGATGGCGCTGAGCAATAAGGATTTCATCGGAGAGACTCTTGGTGTCGAGCTGTCCGAGCGATTGGAGGGCACATTGGCAGCGACTGCTTGGTCGGCCGCCGCGGGCGCCCGCGTGTTCCGAGTGCACGAGGTGGCCCACACCCGCCGGGTGGTGGACATGATCGCCGCCATTCAGGGTCACCGCCCACCCGCCCGTACCCTGCGAGGTCTCGCATGA
- a CDS encoding long-chain-acyl-CoA synthetase has protein sequence MNTDARSTVSLLDLARSLPGMATQAPGMIRNALRLLVKSGDKASIGLFFQRAAAKHPDRVFLRFEGREYTWGEANAEVNRYANVLVAHGVRRGDVVGILMANRPEALFTVLATVKLGATAGLLNHNQRDEVLQHSFGLLNSVLDVIGEECADALDTLTEARPAPLWSELLATEARAADAANPAVTEEITAKERAYLIFTSGTTGMPKASVMTHMRWTKSMAGIGGLGVRLDGRDTLYCCLPLYHNNALTVALSSVIAGGATFALGRKFSASRFWEEAIANRATAFVYIGELCRYLLNQPARRTDRAHTVRLCVGNGLRPEIWDEFQQRFGLERIVEFYGASEGNVAFINAFSIDKTAGFTPLPFAIVEYDEATGQALRHDDGKLRRVRPGGVGLLLAKVTTSSPFDGYTDADATESKLVRDGFRAGDCWFDTGDLVRDQRYGHIAFVDRLGDTFRWKGENVATTEVEGAFGGIDFLTQAVVFGVDVPGTDGKAGMAAVTLREGADFDGKLAAKTLYDRLPGYAVPLFIRVVPELEQTSTFKSRKVEVRKQGYEPDDKSTLYVLAGRTDGYVPAYPDYPADVAAGKAPAN, from the coding sequence GTGAATACGGACGCCCGTTCGACCGTGAGCCTGTTGGACTTGGCCCGCAGTCTGCCCGGCATGGCGACGCAAGCCCCCGGCATGATCCGCAATGCCCTTCGGCTGCTGGTGAAATCCGGGGACAAGGCGTCGATCGGACTGTTCTTCCAACGTGCCGCGGCCAAACATCCCGACCGGGTCTTCCTGCGCTTCGAGGGCCGCGAATACACCTGGGGCGAGGCCAACGCCGAGGTCAATCGGTACGCGAATGTGCTTGTCGCGCACGGCGTGCGCCGCGGCGACGTGGTCGGCATCCTGATGGCGAACCGGCCCGAGGCGCTGTTCACCGTGCTGGCCACCGTGAAACTCGGCGCCACCGCGGGATTGCTGAACCACAATCAGCGAGACGAGGTGCTGCAGCACAGCTTCGGGCTGTTGAACTCGGTGCTCGACGTGATCGGCGAGGAGTGCGCCGACGCGCTCGACACCCTCACCGAGGCGCGGCCGGCCCCGCTGTGGTCGGAGTTGCTGGCCACCGAGGCCCGCGCCGCCGACGCCGCGAATCCGGCTGTGACCGAGGAGATCACGGCCAAGGAGCGGGCCTACCTGATCTTCACCTCCGGCACTACGGGCATGCCCAAGGCCAGCGTCATGACCCATATGCGCTGGACCAAGTCCATGGCCGGCATCGGCGGGCTCGGGGTGCGGCTCGACGGCCGCGACACCCTCTACTGCTGTCTGCCGCTCTATCACAACAACGCGCTCACCGTTGCGCTGTCGTCGGTGATCGCGGGCGGCGCGACCTTCGCGCTGGGCCGCAAATTCTCGGCGAGCCGATTCTGGGAGGAGGCCATCGCCAATCGCGCGACCGCCTTCGTCTACATCGGCGAGCTGTGCCGCTATCTGCTCAACCAGCCCGCCCGGCGCACCGACCGCGCGCACACCGTGCGGCTGTGCGTCGGCAACGGCCTGCGGCCGGAGATCTGGGACGAGTTCCAGCAGCGCTTCGGCCTGGAGCGGATCGTCGAGTTCTACGGCGCCAGTGAGGGAAACGTCGCGTTCATCAACGCCTTCAGCATCGACAAGACCGCCGGTTTCACCCCGCTGCCCTTCGCCATCGTCGAATACGACGAGGCCACCGGTCAGGCGCTGCGCCACGACGACGGCAAGCTGCGCCGGGTGCGCCCGGGCGGGGTCGGCCTGCTGCTGGCCAAGGTCACCACCAGCTCGCCGTTCGACGGCTACACCGACGCCGACGCCACCGAATCCAAGCTGGTGCGTGACGGTTTCCGCGCCGGCGACTGCTGGTTCGACACCGGCGACCTGGTGCGCGATCAGCGCTACGGCCACATCGCCTTCGTCGACCGGCTCGGCGACACCTTCCGCTGGAAGGGCGAGAACGTGGCCACCACGGAGGTCGAGGGCGCCTTCGGCGGCATCGATTTCCTCACCCAGGCAGTCGTTTTCGGCGTCGACGTCCCCGGCACGGACGGCAAGGCCGGCATGGCCGCGGTGACGCTGCGCGAGGGCGCCGACTTCGACGGCAAGCTCGCCGCCAAAACCCTCTACGACCGCCTGCCCGGCTACGCCGTCCCCCTGTTCATCCGCGTGGTGCCGGAGCTGGAACAGACTTCCACCTTCAAGAGCCGCAAGGTCGAAGTCCGCAAACAGGGCTACGAGCCCGACGACAAGTCCACCCTCTATGTCCTCGCCGGCCGCACCGACGGCTACGTTCCCGCATACCCCGACTACCCCGCCGACGTAGCCGCGGGCAAAGCCCCCGCCAATTGA
- a CDS encoding TIGR00730 family Rossman fold protein, whose translation MVNEPYAVCVYCSASVDDPRALELAARVGAEIGRRGWQLVSGGGNVSMMGAVAQAARAAGARTVGVIPKKLVHREVADTDADELVVTDSMRERKQIMDDRADAFLTLPGGIGTLEEFFETWTGSYLGVHEKPVVVLDPQRHYAGLFEWIDGLRDLGYANQEAIDRVVVTADLEAAFDALRPSY comes from the coding sequence GTGGTGAACGAGCCCTACGCGGTCTGCGTGTACTGCTCCGCGTCCGTGGACGATCCGCGCGCCCTGGAGCTGGCCGCCCGGGTCGGCGCCGAGATCGGCCGCCGCGGTTGGCAATTGGTGTCCGGCGGCGGCAATGTCTCGATGATGGGCGCGGTCGCGCAGGCGGCCCGCGCGGCCGGCGCCCGCACCGTCGGCGTGATCCCGAAGAAGCTGGTGCACCGCGAGGTCGCCGACACCGACGCCGACGAACTCGTCGTCACCGACTCCATGCGCGAGCGCAAACAGATCATGGACGATCGCGCCGACGCCTTCCTGACGCTGCCCGGCGGCATCGGCACGCTGGAGGAGTTCTTCGAGACCTGGACCGGTTCCTACCTCGGCGTGCACGAGAAGCCGGTGGTGGTGCTGGATCCGCAGCGGCACTACGCGGGACTGTTCGAATGGATCGACGGGCTGCGCGATCTCGGGTACGCCAACCAGGAGGCCATCGACCGCGTGGTGGTGACCGCGGACCTCGAGGCCGCCTTCGACGCGCTGCGCCCGAGTTACTGA
- a CDS encoding TIGR00730 family Rossman fold protein, with translation MSADEEVRSPKTPRFRGPIMLRRDRKKGIGTTDQHLLDERGGADWVHTDPWRVLRIQAEFVEGFGALAEVPRAVAVFGSARTPADSPEYQAGMAIGSALARAGFAVITGGGPGAMEAANRGASEAGGYSIGLGIELPFEQHLNEWVDLGINFRYFFARKTMFVKYAQAFVCMPGGFGTLDELFEALTLVQTHKITRFPIILFGTKYWAGLMDWMRDSLLGSAKIAPGDLGLLHVTDSVEEVVDIVVQAAQARHELEQAGVEDQW, from the coding sequence ATGTCTGCTGACGAAGAGGTGCGTTCGCCGAAGACTCCACGGTTTCGTGGGCCGATCATGTTGCGGCGGGATCGGAAGAAGGGGATAGGGACTACCGATCAGCATCTGCTCGACGAGCGGGGCGGGGCCGATTGGGTGCACACCGATCCGTGGCGGGTGCTGCGCATTCAGGCCGAATTCGTCGAGGGTTTCGGTGCGTTGGCGGAGGTGCCGCGTGCGGTGGCGGTGTTCGGGTCGGCGCGCACGCCGGCCGACTCGCCGGAGTATCAGGCCGGGATGGCCATCGGAAGCGCCTTGGCCCGAGCGGGTTTCGCGGTCATCACCGGCGGTGGACCGGGCGCGATGGAGGCGGCCAACCGGGGTGCGTCGGAGGCCGGCGGGTATTCGATCGGGCTGGGCATCGAGTTGCCGTTCGAGCAGCATCTCAACGAGTGGGTCGATCTCGGCATCAACTTCCGGTACTTCTTCGCGCGCAAGACCATGTTCGTGAAGTACGCCCAGGCGTTCGTCTGCATGCCGGGCGGATTCGGCACCCTCGACGAACTCTTCGAGGCGCTCACCCTGGTGCAGACCCACAAGATCACTCGCTTCCCGATCATCCTGTTCGGCACCAAATACTGGGCGGGACTGATGGATTGGATGCGTGACTCGCTGCTGGGCTCGGCCAAGATCGCGCCCGGTGACCTGGGGCTGCTGCATGTCACCGACAGCGTGGAGGAAGTGGTCGACATCGTGGTGCAGGCCGCGCAGGCCCGTCACGAACTCGAACAGGCCGGGGTGGAGGACCAGTGGTGA
- the dapE gene encoding succinyl-diaminopimelate desuccinylase: MTPLDLSADPISLTAALVDIPSVSKNEKVIADIVEKAVREQTSGFEILRHGNTVLARTNRGLPTRVILAGHLDTVPIADNVPSHFETTADGERQLWGCGSVDMKSGDAVFLHLAATVADPVHDLTLIFYDCEEIAAEFNGLGRIERELPEWLEGDLAILGEPSGGWIEAGCQGTLRVRLTTTGVRAHTARAWLGDNAIHRLAPILERLAAYRAREVEIDGCTYREGLSAVGIEGGVAGNVVPDAASVYVNFRFAPDRTLDQATEHVREVFAGLELDFERTDGAPGALPGLSNPAAKDLIEIVHAHGSGGVRAKYGWTDVSRFAARGIPAVNFGPGDPNLAHKLDEHLPVDQITQVTSMLRSYLTGAKG; this comes from the coding sequence GTGACCCCTCTCGATTTGAGTGCCGACCCCATTTCACTCACCGCCGCGCTCGTGGACATTCCCAGCGTGTCGAAGAACGAGAAGGTCATCGCGGACATCGTGGAAAAGGCGGTGCGCGAGCAGACTTCCGGATTCGAAATCCTGCGGCACGGCAATACCGTGCTGGCGCGCACCAACCGTGGCCTGCCCACCCGGGTCATTCTGGCCGGTCACCTGGACACCGTGCCCATCGCCGACAATGTGCCCAGCCACTTCGAGACCACCGCCGACGGGGAACGGCAGCTGTGGGGTTGCGGCAGCGTCGATATGAAATCCGGGGACGCGGTCTTCCTGCATCTGGCCGCCACCGTGGCCGATCCGGTGCACGATCTGACGCTCATCTTCTATGACTGCGAGGAGATCGCCGCCGAGTTCAACGGTCTCGGCCGCATCGAACGCGAACTCCCGGAATGGCTCGAGGGCGATCTCGCCATTCTCGGTGAACCCTCCGGCGGCTGGATCGAGGCCGGCTGCCAGGGCACCCTGCGCGTGCGCCTGACCACCACCGGCGTGCGCGCGCACACCGCGCGAGCCTGGCTGGGGGACAACGCGATTCACCGGCTGGCCCCCATCCTGGAGCGGCTGGCCGCCTACCGGGCGCGCGAGGTCGAGATCGACGGCTGCACCTACCGCGAGGGCCTGTCCGCGGTCGGCATCGAGGGCGGCGTCGCGGGCAATGTGGTGCCGGACGCGGCCAGCGTCTACGTGAACTTCCGCTTCGCCCCCGACCGCACCCTGGACCAGGCCACCGAGCACGTGCGCGAGGTCTTCGCCGGGCTGGAACTGGATTTCGAGCGCACCGACGGCGCACCCGGCGCACTGCCGGGCCTGTCCAACCCGGCCGCCAAGGACCTCATCGAGATCGTGCACGCGCACGGCAGCGGCGGGGTGCGCGCCAAGTACGGCTGGACCGATGTCTCACGATTCGCCGCCCGCGGCATCCCGGCCGTCAATTTCGGCCCCGGCGACCCGAACCTCGCGCACAAACTCGACGAGCATCTGCCCGTCGACCAGATCACCCAGGTCACGTCGATGCTGCGCAGTTATCTCACCGGAGCCAAAGGCTGA
- the dapD gene encoding 2,3,4,5-tetrahydropyridine-2,6-dicarboxylate N-succinyltransferase: MSTQGASAVGLATITANGTVLDTWYPYPELGEFSDTGSKRLDASDPEYAKFAASVGPDEARRVEIVAVRTTIADLSAAPVDTHDVWLRLHLLSHRLVRPHGVSLDGQFGLLANVVWTNHGPCSTEEFELTRMKLRARGPVTVYGVDKFPRMVDYVLPSGVRIADADRVRLGAHLASGTTVMHEGFVNFNAGTLGTSMVEGRISAGVVVGDGSDVGGGASIMGTLSGGGKQVISLGERCLLGANSGLGISLGDDCVIEAGLYVTAGTKVTLPGGEVVKAGELSGNSNLLFIRNSVTGAVEVRPRKGTGVELNAALHAND, from the coding sequence GTGAGTACTCAGGGAGCTTCAGCAGTCGGCCTCGCCACCATCACCGCGAACGGAACGGTGCTCGACACCTGGTATCCCTACCCCGAACTGGGTGAATTCAGCGATACCGGCAGCAAGCGGCTGGACGCCTCCGACCCCGAGTACGCCAAGTTCGCCGCGTCGGTCGGCCCCGACGAGGCCCGCCGCGTCGAGATCGTCGCGGTGCGCACCACCATCGCCGACCTGTCCGCGGCGCCCGTCGACACCCACGATGTCTGGCTGCGCCTGCACCTGCTCTCGCACCGCCTGGTCCGCCCGCACGGCGTGAGCCTGGACGGCCAGTTCGGTCTGCTCGCCAATGTGGTGTGGACCAACCACGGTCCCTGCTCGACCGAGGAGTTCGAGCTCACCCGCATGAAGCTGCGCGCCCGCGGCCCGGTCACCGTGTACGGTGTGGACAAGTTCCCGCGCATGGTCGACTACGTGCTGCCCTCGGGCGTCCGCATCGCCGACGCCGACCGCGTGCGCCTGGGCGCACACCTGGCCTCGGGCACCACGGTCATGCACGAGGGCTTCGTCAACTTCAATGCCGGCACCCTCGGCACCTCCATGGTGGAGGGCCGCATTTCGGCCGGTGTCGTGGTCGGCGACGGCTCCGATGTCGGCGGCGGCGCGTCCATCATGGGCACCCTGTCCGGCGGCGGCAAGCAGGTCATCTCGCTCGGCGAGCGCTGCCTGCTGGGCGCCAACTCGGGCCTGGGCATCTCGCTGGGCGACGACTGCGTGATCGAAGCCGGCCTCTACGTCACCGCGGGCACCAAGGTGACCCTGCCGGGCGGCGAGGTCGTCAAAGCCGGTGAGCTGTCGGGCAATTCGAACCTGCTGTTCATCCGCAACTCGGTGACCGGCGCGGTCGAGGTGCGCCCGCGCAAGGGCACCGGCGTCGAGCTCAACGCCGCACTGCACGCCAACGACTGA